A segment of the Streptomyces sp. NBC_00376 genome:
GAAGACGACGCCGTGGACCTGGCCGCCGCGGGCGGCAACGGCCATCTCGATCGCGTCGGTGACCAGGGAGGTGCGCATGTGGTCGGCAATCGACCAGCCCACCACCTTCCTCGAGCAGATGTCGATGACCGTAGCGAGGTAGAGCCACGTCGCACCGACGGCTATAGGTGATGTCGCCGCACCACCTGGTGTTCAGCGTGTGCGGTGAAGTCGCGCATCACCAGGTCCGGAGCAGGCGGCGCGGTCCTGTCCGCGATCGTCGTCCGCTTCTTCTTCCGCAGGTGACGGCCGACGATGTGGTTGATCCGCATCAGCCAGGCCACACGCTTGCGGTTGATCCTCCGCCCCCTCGCACGCAGCTCAGCATGGACGCGTGGGGCTCCGTAGACGCCATGGTGTTCGGCGTGGATGGCGCGGATGGCGCGGATCTCGTCGGCAAGTTTGCGCGTCGATTTCGTCGTCCATCGCAGCGGCGACATCGGATCCCCGCGCACGTCCCGCTCGACCAGCGCCAACAGCGCGGGCCGCAGTCCCGGATCTACCTCGACTGCCCACTTGCGCCCGCCACCGGGACGGCGGACCCGACCCAGCGGTTCTGCCCCCGCTTCCAACTCGTCAACACCCTTGCGGACGGTTGTTTCGCTGACCTCGGCCGCCTGCGCGACGGCCCGGATCCCGCCGCGTCCCAGAATTCGAGCCTCAGCACCCATCAGCAGACGGCACTGCCGCTCGTCTAGATGTGGGAACAACACATCGAACATCACCGCGAGTTGGCCACGGACCTCGCCGGATATGCGCATACCACACCAACGAGCCGAACCACGGGAAGCAACACCTTGATTCTCTGCGAGCCGTTACTGGCCGAGTACAGCGCACGGTGCGGCAGCCCCGCGGTGGCGGCGATGGAGCAGGTGTTGACGACCGAAGCGTGATCCGATGCGCAGGTGGGGAAGGGCGGCGCGGGTGGTGCGGACGATCCCGAGCACGTTGACGTCCAGGACGCGGTGCCACTGCGCGTCCGGATTGTCCTCGACGGTACCGGTGGCCCCGATGCCGGCGTTGTTGACGAGGATGTCAATCCCTCCGAGTGCTGCGGCGGCTGCCTGCACCGCGGCGTGGACCGAGTCGTCGTCGGAGACGTCGGCGGTGAAGCCGCGCAGCGGGGCGGGAGCGCCGCTCGGGTCGAGGTCGAGGACGGCAACGTCCGCGCCCCGCTCGGCGAGCAACGTAGCGGCGGCCAGGCCTATGCCGGACGCGCCTCCGGTGACGAGGGCGGTGAGGCCGTGGAGTTCGGTGGTCATGCACTGGCCTTGGGGTTCGACGCTTCCAGGTCAGCGGCCCAGAAGACGCCGTCGGGGTAGCGGTAGGTGTCGAGGCTCGGCTGCCTCATGGTGGCGGAGAAGCCGGGCTCGACGGGGGCCCGGTAGCGGCCTCGGTCTATCACGACCGGGGCGAGGAAATGCTCGTGGAGGTGGTCGACGTATTCGATGACGCGGTCGTCGGTGGTGCCGGATAGCGCCACGTAGTCGAACATCGACAGATGCTGGACGAGTTCGCACAGGCCGACGCCGCCGGCGTGCGGGCAGACCGGGATGCCGAACTTCGCAGCGAGCAGCAGGATCGCCAGGTTCTCGTTGACGCCGGCCACGCGGGCGGAATCCAGCTGGAGGACGTCGATCGCCCCGGTCTGGAGCAGCTGCTTGAAGACAATGCGGTTCTGCACGTGCTCGCCGGTGGCAACCTTGACGGGGTGGACGCCGCGTCGGACGGCGGCGTGGCCGAGGATGTCGTCGGGGCTGGTGGGCTCCTCGATCCAGTACGGGTCGTACTCGGCGAGCGCGTTCGTCCAGGTGATCGCCTCGGCCACGTCCCAGCGCTGGTTGGCGTCGATCGCCATCCGGATGTCCGGGCCGACGGCGGCGCGGGCGGTGCGGCAGCGGCGGATGTCGTCCTGGAGGTCGGCCCCGACTTTGAGCTTGATCTGGGTGAAGCCGTCGGCGACGGCCTCCTGGGCGAGCCGGGTCAGCTTCTCGTCGGAGTAGCCGAGCCAGCCGGGAGAGGTGGTGTACGCGGGATAGCCGCGTTGCAGCAGGTCGGTGGCACGCTCATGCGCGCCCTGCTTGCCCTTGGTCAGCAGGTCCAGTGCCTCGTCCGGGGTCAGTGCGTCACTGATGTAACGGAAGTCGACCTGGGAGACGAGCCACTGGGGGTCCGCGTCGGCGAGGAGCTGCCACAGAGGCTTGCCCTCCCGCTTGGCGGCCAGGTCCCACACCGCGTTGACGACGGCTCCGATCGCCATGTGCATCACGCCCTTCTCCGGACCGAGCCAGCGCAACTGGCTGTCGCCGATGAGCGCGTGAGAGAGGGTGCCGGGGTCGGCGGTGAGTTCGGCGACCGACCGGCCGACGACGTACGGGGCCAGGGCGTCGATCGCGGCGACCTGGACATCGTTGCCTCGGCCGATGGTGAAGGTGAACCCGTGGCCCTCGTGGCCGTCCGCCGCGGAGGTGCGCAGGACGACGTAGGCGGCGGAGTAGTCGGGGTTCATGGCGTCGGACCCGTCCAGTTCCCGCGAGGTGGGGAAGCGGATGTCGTAGGTGTCGACGGCGGTAATCCGCGCCACGATTGCGGACAACTTGGCGCCTTTCACGCGTTGACGAAGGTTTGGCGCTGGGTGCCGAGGCCGTCGATGGTCAGCTCGACGGTGTCGCCCACGCGCAGGTAGGGGGTGACGGGCAGGCCGAGGGCCACGCCCGCCGGGGTGCCGGTGTTGATGACATCGCCGGGCCTGAGGACCATGTACTGGCTCAGGTACCAGACCAGGTACGCGACGTCGAAGATCATGTTCTTGGTGTGGCCGTGCTGGCGCACCTCGCTGTTGACAGCGAGGCGCAGGCCGAGTGCCTGCGGGTCGCGGACCTCGTCGGGGGTGACGAGCCAGGGGCCGAGCGGGTTGAAGGTCTCGCAGGACTTGCCGAGGTCCCATTGCGGGGAGTACTCCAGCTGGAACTCCCGCTCGGAGACGTCGTTGCTGATCGCGTAGCCGGCGATGTGCTCGGGTGCTTCCGCGGGGCTCACCAGGTAGCGGGCCTCGCGGCCGATGACGACCGCGAGCTCCACCTCCCAGTCGGTCTTGACCGAACCGCGCGGGATCAGCACCTCGTCGTACGGACCCACCACGGTGGCTGGATCCTTCATGAAGACCACCGGTCGTTCGGGGACGGGCGCGCCGGTCTCCGCGGCGTGGTCGCGGTAGTTGAGGCCGACGCAGACCACCTTGCCCGGCCGGGCCACCGGGGCGCCGACCCTCAGTCCGGTGATGTCGAGCGCGGGCAGTACACCGGCCTCGCGAGCCTCCTCGATCCGGCCGGTCACGTCGCCGGCGAGGAACTCCCCGCCGATGTCGCCGGTGAGAGACCGCAGATCCAATGCGGTCCCGTCCTGGAGGAGCAGCGCCGGAATCTCCCGTCCGGGGTCTCCGATGCGGATCAGCTTCATGTCCCGTCTCCTGTCATCACGCGGGGCACACCCCCGGGTCGATACATCCGATGAATCGGCACGGCTCGACCATACGAGCGAGAGCCGCTCCATCGCAAGCAGACATCCGATGTTTCCTGCGAAAGAGAGGTCCGAGCCGCCGCACCCACTCCCCCGACCCCTCACCCAGCAACTCTGGAAAGGGGCTTCGTGGGCGGACAGTGTTCACTTACGCCCCGCTCCACCCATCCGTCTGACACATGCAGCCAGACCGTCACTCGTCGATCCATCCGATGATTCATGAACGGACGGCTCGTCGTGCGTCCCCGACTCGCCTCCACAAAGGCCGTCGCGCCCCCGCAGTGGGGGGCGCGACGGGTCGGGGAACGTGCGGGCGCCCGCGAACAGTGGGCCCTCAGTCGACGGGCGATAAGACGAAGGTGAACTCGCTCGGCCCGGCCTGGAGTCGGTACGGGGACAGCGGGCCGGACCGCAGGACGCCGAGCCGATGCCGTGCTCGCCGTGGTCGAGGTTGACCCACACCGTCCCACCGGGAACGGGGTCGGTACGAGGGGGCGGCGTCGAGCTCCTCCGTGCTCCAGAGCCGGGCGGTGAACCAGAACTCCGGGTCGCCCTCGGCTCGGAGCCCGCCTAGCTCCAACCAACAAACTTCGGACCGGGCGCCGTTCTCCTGCGGGCGGACGCAGGGGGTCTGCAGACCGTCCACGGTGCAGCGCCCATGGTGGACGCCTCAGAACTGCAGGGCGGTCCGCGTCAAGGCGAACACCGCCTCGAAGGTGGTGTCCCACACGTGGACGCTCGCACCTCGGCGTACGCCCACGTGCAGGTCTCTTTCAGCGTGACGGTGATCCGCCGCGCGCGTCCGGCCCGACCGGGCTACTTGGCGACGTCGATCTCGTAGTCGCGCTGGGCCCGCGGCTGGCCGGAGCTCTGGTACGCCGTGATCGTGAACCGCGCCGTTCCCGGGGTGACCGGGGTTCCGACGATCCCTCCGGTGTCGGCGTTGAGCACGAGCCCATGGGGCAGGGCTCCCGAGGTCACCGCGTATCGCGTGGTCGCCGGCGTGTTGGTCTTCACGGTCGTCTCGTACAGGGCGCCCTTGGCCGCCGCGGGCAGTGGTCCGGCGTCGAGCTTCGGGATCGGAGCGACGACGGCCTGGGGGTTGCCGACCGGCTTGCCGTCAGCGTCCAGCTCCTGCAGGGACCATCGCTTGCCCGGCTCGACCACGGTCAGGTGCCAGTTCGTCGACAGGTCGCGGAACCGCGCCCGCTGCTCCGCGGTGAACGCACCCAGGTTGCGTGCCGTCTCCCATTGCTGGATGGCATCGAGCAGTCGCGTCGTGTTCTCCCCGCCCGACACGAGGCTGGAGACCGAGCTCTGGAAACCTGCCCCGGCGTTCAGACCTGCGCCTCGAGCCAGCTTCCACTCCATGGTGAGCAGACTGTCCGAGCCCTTGAGGCTGATCCAGCCGAGCATTCCGGGAAGGTAGTTCGCCTGGAGGTACTTGTTGTTCTTGAACACCTGCTCCATCGAGGTGCTGCCGACTTCGCCCCAGCTGGCCCGGGTCAGCGCGTCCCAGGTGTTCGAGGTCATCCGGCTGGTCTCGGAGATGAATCGGTCCTTGGCATTGGTTCGCCGGAACGTCCCGTTCACGAGGTGAGCCATGCCGTAAGCGCCCCAGCCGGACTCCGATGCCGACTCCAGGCCGTCCCACGACATACCGGTGATGCCGGTGTTGTTCCACGCGGTGGTCAGCCTGTCGCTGATCTCGTCGAGGACGGCATGGTTACCGATCGCGCCGCCGTAGCTGTTGGCCACGACTCGGGCGGCGCGGTCACCCACAGCGTGTGAGACCGCTACCGATCCCCATCGCGCGCGCTGCACACCGGTCAGCTTCCACTCCTTCCCGACCTGCTCGGCCGCTCCGTAGCTGACGAATTCGTCCCCAATGCGCAAGTAGCTGTGGTGCACTCCTGCAGCAAGCAGCGCGCCGGAGTCGAGGTACACGGTGGTGTCGCCGGCCGTCAACGGGCGGGTGAGCGAGGCTCTGCCCCCTGTCACGAGCCGGTCGTCGGCGGGTGGCGTGAGGTAGTCGTCGCGCGGGAACCAGGACCAGTTGTAGGGCTCGTCGCCGGTGCTGATGAAGTCCGACAGGGTGTGTACGCCGAGCTGTACGCCGTTGGCCTCGGCGATGTCCACGGCTGCCGCGGCCCCGGCGTCGCTCCCGCCCAGGCTTGAGTCGAACTTGTAGTGGCCGCTCGACTCCCATGGGCCGTAGCTGCTGGTGAGTGAGTAGATGCGGTTCATACCGGCCGCCTTGGCGAATCGGGCCGCCGCCGGAATATTGCCGGTCTGCAGGTCGCCGAGCACGAGCCACGATTGGCTGCTCGCCTGTGAGGCCTTCTGCCACTGACCGTTCAGCCTCGGGTAGGGCAGCTTCTCACCTGCCGCGATGTAAGACAGGATCGTCGGCGTCGCCTCAGGCGAGGCTCCGAAGAGTGCCATCTTGGAACCGGCGACCTTGCCGTCGCGGCCGGGCAGCGGCCCGACCGGGATCGGATATCCGTTTACCTTGCGGTGGCGTTCCTCGGTGTAGTCGAAGGTGAAGGCGCGCAGTACGGAACCCCAGGGGGTCACGCCTGCAGCGCTCCACTCTTCCAGAGAACCCACGCTCACATGGTCCGGGTCGTGGTCAATCTCGCTCTCCCAGCCCATGTCCTGGTACTCCTGCGGCCAGGCGCCTTCGGTACGGTCGGTCAGCGGCCGGAGCCCTATGGCGAAATCGTCGTCGCGGACCACGCCCACCGATGTGCCGACCGTCTCGGAGATCGACGTGGCCAGTGGGCCCCAGAGAAGGGTCTGCACATCGACGTCCTTCGGCGCGTCGATGGCGACCGCCTCGAACGTGGTGTAGCCGGCCTTGCCGACCACCTCCACCTGAATCGTCCAGTTCGCCGCCGTGTTCCTGAACGAGAGGATCCGGCCGCCGCGCCCGGACCGATTCACCACGGTCGGCCGTTGCTGTGCGCCGTCGACCACCAGGCTCACCAGGGACGCGGCACGATCGGGCGCCATGTAATCGACCCCGGTCCTGACGTCAACAAGTCCCACGATCGTCCCGGCGGCGTCCAGCTTGAGTTTCAGATAGCCGGCCCCGATCTCGATCGACGGAGCCAGACCGGCGGGAAGTGCTTGCGCCGGCTGTGCTGCGACCACAGTCAGAGCGCCGATGGGCAGCATCGCGGCTGCCAACGCACCGGCGCCTCCGCGAAGTACAGCTCTGCGCGGGGTGTGCTGGGAAGGCGTGCTCTTTGAGAACTGCATGATGGTGCTCCTGTCATCTTTGACGGAAACTGCGCTGCACCGGCCGCTTGCGCCGGTCATCCCTTCGTGGCGCCACCAGTCAGGCCACGGACAAAGTGCTTCTGGAACGCGAGGTAGAAGGCCAGGACGGGCAGTGTGGCCAGCAGCATGAAGGCGAACACCGCCCCGAAGTCCTGCTGGTAGGGGCCAATGGAGCGGAAGATCCCGACCGTCACGGTGTTCCCGGCTCCCGGGCCCAGGACGAGCAGCGGGGTCAGGAAGTCGTTCCAGACCCAGACCCCGAGAAAGATCAGCACGCTGGCCGACGCAGGCCGCAGGAGTGGGAAGACCACCTGCCAGAAGGTCCGGAACCGCCCGGCACCGTCGACCGCTGCGGCCTCTTCGAGCTCGCGGGGGATCGAACGGATGAAGCCCATAAAAACGAGCACCGCGAACGGCAGGTAGTACCCGACGTTGACCAGCACCGCGCCCGGCATCGTGTGCAACAAGCCGATGGCGTTGAGAATCCGCGTGATCGGAAGCATGATCACTGCGGGCGGGATCATCAGGCCGGTCAGCATGACGCCGAGGACGGCACGGCTCCACCAGCGGCCGGACCGGACGAGGTGGTAGGCCGACATCGCGGCCAGCACGGTGGTGATCAGGATCGAGAAGGTGGTCAGTATGACGGAGTTGACGAGCCCGTACCAGAACAGCCCGTCAGGCCGCTGGAGCACCTGCACGATGTTGTCGAGGGTCGGCGGAACCGGGAGCGCGAGCGGCGATGCGACGACCTTGGCACTGGTTTTGAAAGCGTTGACCAGCGCCACGTAGAGCGGCAGACAGAAGAAGGCCGCCACGCCAGTGGCCAACAGCGGGCGGACCCACGGCGTTCGGGAGTTCACAGGTTCACCTCTCGTCGTTGCAGGAGCTTGAGCACGGTCACGCTCGCGATCGACACCACGACGAGCATGATCCCGGCCATCGCGGACGCCACTCCCGGGCGTTGCTCGGAGAAGGCGGTGCGGATCACCTCGAAAGCGACGGTGGCCGTTCCGTCGGTGCCGGGGCCGCCGTTGGTGAGCACGGCGATCTGGTCGTAGACCTTGAACGCGCTGATCATCAGCATCACGGTGTTGATCGTCAGCGCGGGCGCGAGCATCGGCCAGGTGATCGCGCGGAACTGCTGCCAGGGGCCGGCGCCGTCGAGGCTCGCCGCCTCCTCGAGCTCGACGGGGATCCCCGCGAGCCCGGCGAGGTAGACCACGACGGCGAAGCCGAGCAACTGCCAGACCATGATCCCGGAGACGGAGTAGATCGCGTACGACGGATCCGTTAGCCAGCCCGGCGGGCTCTTGACCCCCAGTGAGACGAGGGTGCTGTTCAGCAGGCCGTCGTCCGCCAGGATCGAGCGGCCGATCACCGACACCACCACGGCGGAAAGGATCACCGGTGTGAAGTAGACGCCGCGCAGCAAGCTGTAGAGGCGACCCTGCCGGCGCAGCAGCAGGGCGATCACGAGACCGAGCAGGTTCGTCAACAGCACCACGATCACCGTGATCACCACGGTGTTCCACAAAGAGTGCCGGAACTCCTCGTCGCCGAGAAGGAAACCGTAGTTGTCCAGGCCCACGAAGGAGGTGTTCGGGCGGGTGGCGCGCTCGTCGGTCATCCCGATGTAAAGGGTCCAGAGGATGGGTGCCAGAACCATCGCGGTGAAGACCGTGAGGGTCGGCAGGACGAAGACGGCGAAGGCTCCCGCGGACGGCCATGTCCAGGTGCGGCGCCTGCGCGGCCCACCCGTGCGCTTGGACGGGGCCGCGGTGGGCTCCGGCCGTCCTGGCCGCGGGACTCCTCCAGCGGCAACGTCCCCCGTCCGGGAGCGCAGGGGATGCGTCACTTCGAGAACTCCTTGAACTGCTTGTTCAGCGTCGCGACGAACTTGTCCACGTCCGCACGGCCGTTGAGGAGATCGTTCAGTGCCGCGTCGACCTTGGGCATGAAGCCCGACGGCAGGGCCGGGACGCCGCCTTCGTTACCGAAGCTCGGTGTCACGGTTCCGCTGGACTGGGCCCTGTTGTAGAGATCGAGGGTGGTGTTGTACAGCGGCGGCAGGCCGGACGGCGGCTTGTAGCCCTTGAGGGCGACGAACAAGCCGTCGTACCGCGCTCCGCCGTCGGCGTTCAGCTTGGAGAACTCGATGGCCCACTTCTTGGCCTTGGCGACGTCGGGGGACTTGGCGCCCACCGACAGTCCGCCGCCGGTGTACGTGGGCACAACGAGCGAGCCGTCCTGCGTGGGCATGGGGAAGACGCCGATCTGCTCCTGCTGCGCCTTGTCCGGAGCCGCCGGGAACCACGAGCCCATCGGGTACATCGCGCCCTTGCCCACGAGGAACGCCTCCTGCGCCTGTGCGTAGGTGGCCGACAGGTTGTCGACGTTCTCCTTGCCCGCCAACGCCTTCATCTTGGTCGTCGCGTTAACGAACAGCGGGTCGCTGAAATCGGTCTTCCCCGCGACCAGCTTGTCGAGCCACTTCGGGTCCTTGGCGTAGACCTCGTCGGCTACCAGTTGGGAGAAGGTCCATCGCGGGCCGAGGCCGTCCGGTGCACCGCCACCGATGACGAACGGCTTGACCCCCGCTGCCTTCAGCTTGCCGACCGCGGAGAGCAGCTCGTCCCATTTCTTCGGAGGGGTGCTGATGCCCGCCTTCTCGAAGGCCGCCTTCCGGTAGTAGATCTGCCAGGTCTGCGAGTTGGTGGGCAGCTGGTAGATCTTGCCGTTGAAGCTGTTCGCGGTCGGGCTGACCCAGTCGGCCAGTTCCTTCTTGCTGAACTGAGCGAGCTTGCCGCCCTCCGCCAGTCCGGCAGGGTCGATCGCGACCATGATGTCGGGCAGCGCGCCGGTCGAGTCGAGTTGGCGCGCGTACTCGTTGCGCTGCTCGGCACTCGGCGCGACGAGTTTCTTGATCTTCACCCCCGGCACCTTGGCGCTGGTCTTGGCGATGATGTCGTCCCAGTAGGAGGCGGTGAGGTTGGGGGTCTCGAAGGTGAGCAGGCTCAGCGTCACGTCACCGCCCGAACTGTTCCCGTCTCCGCCTTCGCTCCCGTCGCCGACGGCACAGCCGGTCAGTGCGACCAGGCCCAATGCCGCAGCCATCGCGACCCAGTTGGCCCGCTTGCTCATGAGGCCCTCCTTGCTGGTCGAACTCATCAGGGGATGCCGCTCGGCCAGAATTTAGATAAGTAAGTTTCTTTGCAATATTGCTGTTGGGGCGTCAATTTAGATAGCGTGACGCTGTGAGTCAAGACATGCGTGAAACCCAGCACAGCGCGGTTCCCGCAGGCCGTGCGGGCGATGCCCACCTGTTGCGCAAGCTCAACCTCGCAGCCACTGTGCGGGCCTTCCTCGACGCCGCGTCGCTGACGGTCAATGACGTGCGTTCGACCGTCGGAGTCTCCCGCCCCACCGCCGAGGAACTGGTGGCGACGCTGCTGGACCAGGGCTTCGTCCGGGAGTCGCTCGACCGTCCCAACGGCGAGCGGTCCGCGGGACGACCGGCCCGGCGATACGAGGTCGTGGCCGAGAACTTCGCCGTCGTCGGAGTCGACATCGGCGCCCACAAGGTGGCCGTGGTCGTCTGCGACCTGCGCGGGAACGTCGTAGCGGTGCGCAGACGCAGCGTCGATTCCGGCCTCAGGCCGGCCGGACGCATCGGGGCGGCGGCGCGTCTGGTCGAGACGACCGTCCGGCAGACCGGGACGAGCTGGGAGCACATCCGCTCGGTGGCCTGCGGCATCACCGGCGTGGCGACCGACGGCTCGGAGGTCAAAGACCTCCGCACCGTTCCTGCGGGCCAGGACCTGGACGTCTACTCGCTCCCGGGCTTCGACAAGATCGACGTGGTCTCGGAGGTGTCGAGGCGCTTCAAGCGCGACGTGCTGGTCTCCAACGACATCCACCTCGCAGCGGTGGCCGAGCAGTGGCAGGGCGCCGCCGCCGAGGCACACGACCTCGTCTACATGCACGCCGGCCGCCGCCTCGGGGCCGCGATCGTCATCAACGGGCAGATCCACAACGGACGGCACGGCCTAGCGGCGTCCGTCGGCTCCATGAAGATCCTGGGGTGGGCCGACACGATGGCGCAGCTCGACCAGGAGAGCCGCAGGCTTGCGGGCTCGGCCGCTGAGGAGTCCACCAGCGACGACGTCCGGGCGCTCTTCGAAGCGGCCGCGAACGGCGACCGCACTGCGGTGCGCACCGTCGACCGCGTCGCCGAGGCCCTCGCCCTGGGCGCCTCCGTCTTGGTCCACGCCGTCGACCCCGACCTCGTCGTGCTCGGCGGCGGCCTGTCCCGCGCGGGGGACCTGCTCACCGGTCCGTTCGAGCGGCACCTGGCCACGACCTCCCTCAACACGCCGGAGTTCCGCGTGTCCCTGCTCGGCGACGAGTCCGTCGCCCTCGGCGCCGCCCGGCTAGCCCTCGACGATCTCAAGGCGCGCCTGCTCGCCGTGCAGGCCTGATCCGCCCCTCTCACCGAACCAGGAGTCACCGAATGATCGAGCCCGGACGCGTTGCCGTGCCCGCGCCCACCGCCCCCGTGTCCCTCTCCGGCCTCGGCGGGACCGAGACCACAACGATGGTCCTGCTGCCGCGGGCGGACGGCCTGCCCGACATCGGGTGGATGGGGCTTTCCCTGACAGCGACGGACGTCCGATCCCTGACGATCCCCGCCTCGGTCGAGACCACGGCCTGGAACTCCTGGCTGATCGGCTCACCGGTCAGCGTGCTCCCGGAGCACGCGCGCGGCTACCTCGGACGGCCCGCGCTGCTCGGCCACCGGATCAGCCCCGAAGGCCCCGCGAGCGACTGGTCCACCGCGTTCGCTCCCGGCTCGGTGCGGTGCGACGACGGCTCGCTCGTGGTCCAGGCCACCGACGAGGCGGCGGGACTCGAACTGTGCTTCGAGGCTGAAGCCGTCCCGGGGGGAGGGCTCCGCCTCCGGCACCTGTTGACCAACGTAGGTGCCGGCACCTACGTGGTCGACGCGCTCGACGTGGTCATCCCCGTTCCGACCAGCGCGGGCGAGATCCTCGACTTCACCGGGCGATGGGCCCGCGAGCGGCAGCCCCAGCGCCATGCCCTCGCGGACGGGCAGTGGGTCCGGGAGCACCGCCGCGGCATGCGCATCCTCGACGGCACCGGCCTGATTGTGGTCGGCACCCCTGGCTTCGGATACGGCGACGGTGAGGTGCTCGGTGTCCACCTCGCCTGGAGTGGCAACCACCGGTATTCCGTCGAGCAACTGAGCTCCGGCACCGCCGTCGTCCGGGCCGGCGAGCTGCTGCACCCGGGCGAGCTGGTCCTCGCTGAGGGCGAGACGTACGCGATGCCCTGGGTACACGTGGCCGCGTCCGCGCGCGGGCTCGACGGCCTGGCGGACGCCACCCATCAGTACGTCCGGTCGCTCGTGGCCCATCCGTCCCCGCCCGCACCTGTCATGTTCAACCCGTGGGAGGCGGTCTACCTCGACCACGACCTCGACACACTGACCGAGCTGGTCGACATCTCGGCCAGGCTGGGCGCCGAGCGTTTCGTGCTCGACGACGGGTGGTTCGCGGGCCGCACCTCCCTCGACGACGGCCTGGGCGACTGGAACCCGGACCCGGTGGCGTGGCCGGACGGGCTGGCACCGCTTGTGGATCGGGTGCACGAGAAGGGGATGGAGTTCGGGCTCTGGTGGGAGCCAGAGGCCGTCAACCCGGCCTCGGCGGTCCACCGGGACCACCCCGACTGGATCCTGCGCACGGGCGGTCGGTCGCCCGTGCTGGAACGCAACTGCTACCTGCTCGATCTCAGCCGGAACGATGTGCGGACACACCTGCTCGACGCCTTCGGCCGCCTGGTGGCGGCGCACCGGATCGACTTCGTCAAGTGGGACCACAACCGCGACCAGATCGACGGCGGTGACTCGCACGGCTCCGGCCGGCCCACGTCACGGCGGCAGACCCTTGCCTTCCGCGAGCTCCTCGACGAGCTGACCCGCCGCCATCCCGGCATCTCGTGGGAGAGCTGTGCCTCGGGAGGCGGCAGGATCGACCTGGACGTGCTCGAGCGGGTCCAGAGCGCTTGGACCTCCGACGTCACCGATCCGCTGTCCCGGCAGCCGATCCAGCATTGGACCGCCCAGCTCGCCCCGCTGGAGTACCTCGGCGCCCACGTCACCGCGCCGGTCTCCCACCAGACCGGCCGGACCAGCACTCTGGACCTCCGCGCGGCCACGGCCTTCTTCGGCCAGTTCGGCGTCCAGTGGGACCTCACGACGGTGCCGACCCACGAGCTGGACCGCCTCGCGTGCTGGATAGACCTTTACAAGCAGCACCGCGCGCTCCTGCACACGGGTCGGTTGACACGCGTCGAGCTGCCCGACGGTCTGCTCGCGCATGGAGTGGTCGCTCAGGACCGGTCGGAGGCGCTCTTCTCCTACGCCCAGCTCGACGAGATCGTGCCCGTGCCACCGCGGCTCCGCATCCCCGGACTCGCCCCTGACCAGGACTACCGCGCCTCGCTCGTCACTCCCACCGACCCGTCGGTGACCTGGGAAGTCACGGGCATCCAGGCCTCCGGCGCGGCGCTGGGAGCACTCGGGCTACCGGGTCCCGCGCGGGCACCCCAGAGCGCTGCGCTGGTCCACCTGCGCGCCCTCTGATCCGGCTATGGCACCTCGGGTCCGTATGACGTTGCGCATGCGCTACCCGCTTCACGCGTCGTGGTGCTGGCCCGGTTTCCGGATGCCATCCGGGAACCGGGCCAGATCCGAGAACTACAGCTCGATCCTCATCCGGGGGCTCGTGTGTACCGCTCACGCCCGCATCGGCCGCCGTGGGATCACCCGCAGCACCTGCGGAAACGAAGTCCCTTCCCCCTCGGTCAGTGCTTGTTCCAAGGCGTCCAGGGTCTCTCTGGCTGCTGCCGGTCCGGCCGATTCCTGGTGTGCCCGCACGATCGT
Coding sequences within it:
- a CDS encoding L-fuconate dehydratase, yielding MSAIVARITAVDTYDIRFPTSRELDGSDAMNPDYSAAYVVLRTSAADGHEGHGFTFTIGRGNDVQVAAIDALAPYVVGRSVAELTADPGTLSHALIGDSQLRWLGPEKGVMHMAIGAVVNAVWDLAAKREGKPLWQLLADADPQWLVSQVDFRYISDALTPDEALDLLTKGKQGAHERATDLLQRGYPAYTTSPGWLGYSDEKLTRLAQEAVADGFTQIKLKVGADLQDDIRRCRTARAAVGPDIRMAIDANQRWDVAEAITWTNALAEYDPYWIEEPTSPDDILGHAAVRRGVHPVKVATGEHVQNRIVFKQLLQTGAIDVLQLDSARVAGVNENLAILLLAAKFGIPVCPHAGGVGLCELVQHLSMFDYVALSGTTDDRVIEYVDHLHEHFLAPVVIDRGRYRAPVEPGFSATMRQPSLDTYRYPDGVFWAADLEASNPKASA
- a CDS encoding fumarylacetoacetate hydrolase family protein, whose translation is MKLIRIGDPGREIPALLLQDGTALDLRSLTGDIGGEFLAGDVTGRIEEAREAGVLPALDITGLRVGAPVARPGKVVCVGLNYRDHAAETGAPVPERPVVFMKDPATVVGPYDEVLIPRGSVKTDWEVELAVVIGREARYLVSPAEAPEHIAGYAISNDVSEREFQLEYSPQWDLGKSCETFNPLGPWLVTPDEVRDPQALGLRLAVNSEVRQHGHTKNMIFDVAYLVWYLSQYMVLRPGDVINTGTPAGVALGLPVTPYLRVGDTVELTIDGLGTQRQTFVNA
- a CDS encoding Ig domain-containing protein — its product is MQFSKSTPSQHTPRRAVLRGGAGALAAAMLPIGALTVVAAQPAQALPAGLAPSIEIGAGYLKLKLDAAGTIVGLVDVRTGVDYMAPDRAASLVSLVVDGAQQRPTVVNRSGRGGRILSFRNTAANWTIQVEVVGKAGYTTFEAVAIDAPKDVDVQTLLWGPLATSISETVGTSVGVVRDDDFAIGLRPLTDRTEGAWPQEYQDMGWESEIDHDPDHVSVGSLEEWSAAGVTPWGSVLRAFTFDYTEERHRKVNGYPIPVGPLPGRDGKVAGSKMALFGASPEATPTILSYIAAGEKLPYPRLNGQWQKASQASSQSWLVLGDLQTGNIPAAARFAKAAGMNRIYSLTSSYGPWESSGHYKFDSSLGGSDAGAAAAVDIAEANGVQLGVHTLSDFISTGDEPYNWSWFPRDDYLTPPADDRLVTGGRASLTRPLTAGDTTVYLDSGALLAAGVHHSYLRIGDEFVSYGAAEQVGKEWKLTGVQRARWGSVAVSHAVGDRAARVVANSYGGAIGNHAVLDEISDRLTTAWNNTGITGMSWDGLESASESGWGAYGMAHLVNGTFRRTNAKDRFISETSRMTSNTWDALTRASWGEVGSTSMEQVFKNNKYLQANYLPGMLGWISLKGSDSLLTMEWKLARGAGLNAGAGFQSSVSSLVSGGENTTRLLDAIQQWETARNLGAFTAEQRARFRDLSTNWHLTVVEPGKRWSLQELDADGKPVGNPQAVVAPIPKLDAGPLPAAAKGALYETTVKTNTPATTRYAVTSGALPHGLVLNADTGGIVGTPVTPGTARFTITAYQSSGQPRAQRDYEIDVAK
- a CDS encoding carbohydrate ABC transporter permease codes for the protein MNSRTPWVRPLLATGVAAFFCLPLYVALVNAFKTSAKVVASPLALPVPPTLDNIVQVLQRPDGLFWYGLVNSVILTTFSILITTVLAAMSAYHLVRSGRWWSRAVLGVMLTGLMIPPAVIMLPITRILNAIGLLHTMPGAVLVNVGYYLPFAVLVFMGFIRSIPRELEEAAAVDGAGRFRTFWQVVFPLLRPASASVLIFLGVWVWNDFLTPLLVLGPGAGNTVTVGIFRSIGPYQQDFGAVFAFMLLATLPVLAFYLAFQKHFVRGLTGGATKG
- a CDS encoding carbohydrate ABC transporter permease, whose protein sequence is MVLAPILWTLYIGMTDERATRPNTSFVGLDNYGFLLGDEEFRHSLWNTVVITVIVVLLTNLLGLVIALLLRRQGRLYSLLRGVYFTPVILSAVVVSVIGRSILADDGLLNSTLVSLGVKSPPGWLTDPSYAIYSVSGIMVWQLLGFAVVVYLAGLAGIPVELEEAASLDGAGPWQQFRAITWPMLAPALTINTVMLMISAFKVYDQIAVLTNGGPGTDGTATVAFEVIRTAFSEQRPGVASAMAGIMLVVVSIASVTVLKLLQRREVNL